GGCTGCGGTACCGGCGCGGGCCCCGGCGGCGCAGGCACCGGGTCCGGCTCCGGGAAGGGGCCGGGCACGGGTGGCACCGGGCGCGGGACTGGTTCGGGGTCCGGGAAGGGGGTGGGGTCCGGCGTGGGCTCGGGCGCGGGGGCCGGCGGCTGCGTCTCTTCGAGTTTTCGCACCATATGTTCCTTTTTCCCGCGATGGCGGCGGGAATGCACCTACGACGCTCCCGGCTGCCGAAGCCCCGCGGCCAGGCCCGGGGCCGGACTCGACAGGACCGGGATCCGCGTCGTGACGAGTTCCGCGGCACCGGCCATGGAGGCCTGCGCCAGCACGATGACGTCCGCGTCGGTGACCGCGTCGGCGGCCTCGGCCACGCGGGCCAGGTACCCGGCGGTGTCCCCCGCCTCGAAGCGCTCCCAGGCCGCGTCGACGAGGTGCGTACGGATCGACAGCGGCCGCCCGCCCGCCTCCTCGGCCAACAGCTCCGCGGTCGGCGCGAAGGTCGACTCCACGGTCGCCAGTACGGCGATCCGCGCTCCGGTGCGCACAGCGGCGGCCGCCATCGGCCGGTCCACCCGCAGCACCCGGAGGCCGAGCACCGGGG
This genomic window from Streptomyces sp. NBC_01351 contains:
- a CDS encoding aspartate/glutamate racemase family protein; translated protein: MTGPGLVLLHTSALHVPVFEALRDRHHPGAVLSHLVVPELLDRARVEGPEAVAPALSAVLAEAGPAPVLVTCSTIGATAEALAPVLGLRVLRVDRPMAAAAVRTGARIAVLATVESTFAPTAELLAEEAGGRPLSIRTHLVDAAWERFEAGDTAGYLARVAEAADAVTDADVIVLAQASMAGAAELVTTRIPVLSSPAPGLAAGLRQPGAS